One window of the Babesia microti strain RI chromosome IV, complete genome genome contains the following:
- a CDS encoding hypothetical protein (overlaps_old_locusTagID:BBM_III09495) codes for MGEKRRADESDEEEVYDKEKEENVSDKEEEEEEEEDKDEGASPEVHPSGRPKRRKVAPVAEESDEDDDDDDDDDDDDDSEEDSEEDSDDDDDDDDSDEEAEEPDEEEEEDDD; via the exons ATGGGTGAGAAGCGCAGAGCAG ACGAAAGCGACGAGGAAGAGGTTTACGACAAGGAAAAGGAGGAAAATGTTTCTGATAAGGAAGAAGAGGAAGAGGAGGAAGAAGACAAAGACGAGGGGGCTTCTCCAGAAGTACATCCAAGTGGCAGACCCAAGAGAAGAAAAGTGGCTCCAGTTGCAGAGGAAAGTGATGAAGACGATGATGATGACGATGATGATGAcgatgatgatgattcGGAGGAAGATTCGGAGGAAGATTCCGATGATGATGACGATGATGATGACAGCGATGAGGAGGCCGAAGAGCCTGATGAAGAAGAGGAGGAAGATGATGACTAA
- a CDS encoding large subunit ribosomal protein L10Ae (overlaps_old_locusTagID:BBM_III09490), whose product MSRSKLSSEQLKEAVAAVLHGAKEKKRGFLETVELQIGLKDYDTQRDKRFSGTVILPNIPKQSSRICIFGDEIHCDEAKALGIDCIDLEGMKKFNRNNALVKKLAKKYDAFLASQSRIPQIPRLLGPGLNKSGKFPSLITHNDKMEDKIREVKASIKFQLKKVLCLGVAVGNVDMTPEQLIANITLSINFLVSLLKKHWNNVKSLTIKSTMGKPQRIYG is encoded by the exons ATGAG TCGTAGTAAACTGAGTTCGGAGCAATTGAAGGAGGCAGTAGCCGCAGTACTCCATGGGGCAAAGGAAAAGAAGAGAGGTTTTTTAGAGACGGTGGAGCTCCAAATTGGGTTGAAGGATTATGATACTCAAAGAGATAAGCGTTTTTCTGGCACCGTTATTTTACCAAATATTCCCAAACAATCCAGTAGAATCTGTATTTTTGGCGATGAGATTCACTGCGATGAGGCAAAAGCTTTGGGCATTGACTGTATTGATTTGGAGGGCATGAAGAAGTTTAATCGTAACAATGCGTTGGTCAAAAAATTGGCCAAGAAGTACGATGCCTTTTTGGCCTCTCAATCTAGAATCCCTCAAATTCCAAGATTACTCGGTCCTGGACTCAATAAGTCTGGTAAATTTCCATCACTAATTACTCACAATGATAAAATGGAGGATAAGATTAGGGAAGTCAAGGCTagtatcaaatttcaaCTTAAGAAAGTTCTATGTTTGGGAGTGGCCGTGGGAAACGTTGATATGACTCCGGAGCAATTAATTGCCAACATCACCTTATCTATCAACTTCCTTGTGAGTTTACTGAAAAAGCATTGGAACAATGTAAAATCGCTGACTATTAAAAGTACCATGGGTAAACCTCAAAGGATTTACGGCTGA